From one Magnetofaba australis IT-1 genomic stretch:
- the istB gene encoding IS21-like element helper ATPase IstB, whose amino-acid sequence MNDSPQILLAHHLKALKLPTFYREYEKIAKQCAAEGVDHSRYLLRLSELELIERERRMVERRIKQARFPTIKSLDSFDFLAMPSLNKVLVMELARCEYIQRRANIIALGNSGTGKTHIALGLGLAACQQGLAVGFTTAASLVHQLMEARDEKRLQRFQSQLSKHKLLIIDELGFVPLSKTGAELLFEVISQRYEQGSVMVTSDLPFEEWTEVFGSERLTGALLDRLTHHVHILEMNGESYRLNQSKRQKRAAETKASCSNSKTDPS is encoded by the coding sequence ATGAACGACTCTCCGCAGATCCTCCTGGCGCACCACCTCAAAGCGCTCAAACTGCCCACATTTTATCGAGAATATGAAAAGATCGCCAAACAGTGCGCGGCGGAAGGCGTTGATCATAGCCGATACCTGCTGCGACTGAGCGAACTGGAGTTGATTGAGCGGGAGCGGCGCATGGTGGAGCGACGTATCAAACAAGCCCGGTTTCCCACCATCAAGAGCCTGGACTCCTTTGATTTCCTGGCCATGCCCTCATTGAACAAGGTTCTGGTGATGGAGCTGGCGCGTTGCGAATACATTCAGCGCCGAGCCAATATCATCGCCTTGGGCAACAGCGGAACCGGGAAAACCCATATTGCGTTGGGATTGGGCCTGGCCGCCTGTCAGCAGGGGTTGGCGGTTGGCTTCACCACTGCTGCGTCGCTGGTACACCAGTTGATGGAGGCGCGCGACGAAAAGCGGCTGCAGCGTTTCCAGAGTCAGTTGAGTAAACACAAGCTGTTGATCATCGACGAATTGGGCTTCGTCCCACTCTCCAAAACGGGGGCTGAGCTGCTCTTTGAGGTGATCAGCCAGCGCTATGAGCAGGGTTCAGTGATGGTGACCAGCGACCTGCCGTTCGAGGAGTGGACGGAGGTCTTCGGCTCCGAGCGCCTCACCGGCGCCCTGCTGGATCGGTTGACCCATCATGTCCACATCCTGGAGATGAACGGCGAAAGCTATCGACTGAATCAAAGCAAACGGCAAAAGCGCGCTGCAGAAACAAAAGCTTCCTGCTCAAATAGCAAAACCGACCCTTCCTGA
- a CDS encoding protein-L-isoaspartate(D-aspartate) O-methyltransferase, with protein MDRFSVSEADHRERVAARARKRMARETLPARGITDARVLAAMERIPRHWFVEEALAAEAYGEATLPIGEGQTLSQAYTVARMSEALALRGSEVVLEIGAGSGYQTAILSQLCAWVYTIERFPSLASGARRRWQRLGVDNVTLHVGDGTLGWPQARQFDRILITAGAPVTPQNLRAQLRPGGVLVAPEGDRQSQQMVRAGYDAAGQWWREILESCRFVPLVGAQGW; from the coding sequence ATGGATCGCTTTTCAGTAAGCGAAGCGGATCACCGCGAACGGGTGGCGGCGCGGGCGCGCAAGCGCATGGCGCGGGAAACCCTGCCTGCCCGCGGCATTACCGATGCGCGCGTGCTGGCCGCCATGGAGCGGATTCCGCGGCACTGGTTTGTAGAGGAGGCGCTGGCCGCCGAAGCCTATGGCGAGGCGACGCTGCCCATCGGTGAGGGGCAGACCCTCTCGCAAGCCTATACGGTGGCGCGCATGAGCGAGGCGTTGGCGCTGCGCGGCTCGGAGGTGGTGCTGGAGATCGGCGCCGGTTCCGGCTACCAGACGGCGATCCTGTCGCAGTTGTGCGCATGGGTTTACACCATTGAGCGCTTCCCCTCCCTGGCCAGTGGCGCGCGCCGACGTTGGCAGCGGTTGGGCGTGGATAACGTCACCCTGCATGTGGGGGACGGCACATTAGGATGGCCCCAGGCGCGCCAGTTTGATCGGATTTTGATTACCGCTGGAGCGCCAGTGACGCCGCAAAATCTGCGCGCCCAGCTCAGACCCGGCGGCGTTCTGGTGGCCCCCGAAGGGGATCGCCAATCTCAACAGATGGTGCGCGCTGGCTATGATGCAGCGGGCCAGTGGTGGCGCGAGATTCTCGAAAGCTGCCGATTCGTTCCCCTGGTCGGGGCACAAGGATGGTGA
- a CDS encoding uracil-DNA glycosylase: MSEYHDWLATFAYLEQCGVDALTGDASTIAQLAALAGQPHAPAPWGMEWLSRPPKQPGKKAPIGRAQESSQQTEAASSWRRPAQPSRTQPVAPKPADAPAANAPIVSIDLNRPLGAEVAPEERPAALDELSAKVAVCERCQLCKNRTQAVFGVGSATAPVVFVGEGPGADEDRLGEPFVGAAGQLLNAMLGAAGFQREEIYIANVVKCRPPGNRNPLPEEMALCQGYLYQQLEIIRPQMIFALGKFAIQSLLGHTGAIAKVRGRIHHWRGTPVAASYHPAFFLRAPTRKREGWEDLLRLRAHMRTLDQSLASDV, translated from the coding sequence ATGAGCGAGTATCACGATTGGTTGGCGACCTTCGCCTATCTCGAGCAGTGCGGCGTGGACGCCCTTACCGGCGACGCTTCCACCATCGCGCAATTGGCGGCGCTGGCCGGTCAGCCCCATGCGCCCGCTCCCTGGGGCATGGAGTGGCTGTCGCGTCCGCCCAAGCAGCCAGGCAAAAAAGCGCCGATAGGACGCGCTCAGGAGTCTTCACAGCAGACGGAGGCGGCGTCCAGTTGGCGACGTCCCGCGCAGCCATCCCGCACGCAACCGGTCGCGCCCAAACCCGCCGATGCGCCCGCAGCCAATGCGCCCATAGTCTCCATCGATTTGAATCGTCCACTGGGCGCCGAAGTGGCGCCGGAAGAGCGCCCCGCCGCATTGGATGAACTGAGTGCGAAGGTGGCGGTGTGTGAGCGGTGCCAGTTGTGTAAAAACCGCACCCAGGCGGTGTTTGGCGTCGGCTCCGCCACCGCGCCGGTGGTGTTCGTCGGCGAAGGGCCCGGGGCCGATGAGGATCGCCTGGGCGAACCCTTTGTCGGCGCCGCCGGGCAACTGCTCAACGCCATGCTGGGCGCGGCGGGGTTCCAGCGCGAAGAGATCTATATCGCCAATGTGGTCAAGTGTCGCCCGCCGGGCAATCGCAACCCGCTGCCCGAGGAGATGGCGCTGTGTCAGGGCTATCTCTATCAGCAGTTGGAGATCATCCGACCGCAGATGATCTTCGCTTTGGGGAAGTTCGCCATCCAGAGCCTGCTTGGCCATACCGGCGCCATCGCCAAGGTGCGCGGCCGTATTCATCACTGGCGTGGAACGCCGGTGGCGGCCAGCTATCACCCCGCCTTCTTCTTGCGCGCGCCCACCCGAAAACGCGAAGGGTGGGAGGATCTGTTGCGCCTGCGCGCCCATATGCGCACGCTGGATCAGAGCCTCGCTTCCGACGTCTGA
- the surE gene encoding 5'/3'-nucleotidase SurE: MLILLTNDDGIQAAGLQALYAALAPQAQVVAVAPEQNMSGVGHGLTRSGSLRVTRLSEWQVSVDGTPSDCVQVALRQLLRQPPDLVISGINLGPNVAEDVTYSGTVGGAWEGALAGIPAMAVSVDGRRDPWHFDGALRMTQMFLSQWRDHPLPAGCFLNINAPNSPLHMIKRPVATRQGRRGGPWTTTKPLVEGGAPPFWSLDDAADAGELPPDFLMLEQGYVSVSVLNADMTHGPAAQRMRQWIAFQ, encoded by the coding sequence ATGCTGATACTTCTCACCAACGATGACGGCATTCAGGCTGCGGGTCTGCAGGCTCTGTACGCCGCGCTTGCGCCGCAGGCGCAGGTGGTGGCGGTGGCCCCGGAACAGAATATGAGCGGCGTCGGTCATGGTTTGACCCGCTCCGGCTCCCTGCGCGTCACCCGTTTGAGCGAATGGCAGGTGAGCGTGGACGGAACCCCCAGCGACTGCGTGCAGGTGGCGCTGCGGCAACTGCTGCGCCAGCCGCCGGATCTGGTGATCTCCGGCATCAATCTGGGCCCTAATGTGGCCGAGGATGTGACCTACTCCGGCACGGTGGGCGGCGCTTGGGAGGGGGCGTTGGCGGGCATTCCCGCCATGGCGGTGTCGGTGGATGGTCGTCGCGATCCTTGGCATTTTGATGGCGCGCTGCGCATGACGCAGATGTTTCTCTCCCAGTGGCGCGACCATCCGCTGCCCGCGGGCTGTTTTTTGAATATCAACGCGCCCAATTCGCCTCTGCATATGATCAAACGCCCTGTGGCCACGCGCCAAGGGCGGCGCGGGGGCCCGTGGACGACGACCAAACCCCTGGTGGAGGGGGGCGCGCCGCCGTTCTGGTCGCTGGATGACGCCGCCGATGCGGGCGAATTGCCCCCCGATTTTCTCATGTTGGAGCAAGGGTATGTCTCAGTGAGCGTACTCAATGCCGACATGACCCATGGCCCTGCAGCGCAACGGATGCGACAATGGATCGCTTTTCAGTAA
- a CDS encoding DUF302 domain-containing protein, which translates to MKKGVIGFILGVCVMGLVGWTQAPGMMLTEHLSPFGVEETVAKISENAKAEGWVVAGVKPLHKSVKKHGGGDLPPVMLVNLCQPDHAYNILKDDPNKIVSVMMPCTISVYQKSDGKTYVGVMNAGLLGTMFGGNVAKVMGDAVAKEQQKFIAFAL; encoded by the coding sequence ATGAAAAAGGGCGTGATCGGTTTTATTTTGGGCGTGTGTGTAATGGGTCTGGTGGGGTGGACCCAGGCGCCGGGGATGATGTTGACGGAGCATCTCAGCCCCTTTGGCGTTGAGGAAACGGTGGCCAAGATCAGTGAAAACGCCAAAGCCGAAGGGTGGGTTGTGGCGGGCGTGAAGCCACTGCACAAGTCGGTGAAGAAGCATGGCGGCGGAGATTTGCCGCCGGTGATGTTGGTGAATCTGTGTCAGCCGGATCATGCGTACAATATTCTGAAGGATGATCCCAACAAGATCGTGTCGGTGATGATGCCGTGCACCATCAGCGTGTATCAGAAGTCCGATGGCAAGACCTACGTGGGGGTGATGAATGCGGGCTTGTTGGGGACAATGTTTGGCGGCAACGTGGCCAAGGTGATGGGCGACGCGGTGGCTAAGGAGCAGCAGAAGTTTATTGCATTTGCTCTGTAG
- the ppk2 gene encoding polyphosphate kinase 2, with protein sequence MNKRTPVKVDMDERAEKLAVENDKLRGRVDALQQELRKLKKEEKSAVTRRREEKSLKPYQAELIKLQNHLEKTHMKMIILFEGRDAAGKGGTIRRVTRYMNEKAYRVVALGKPSDVERTQWYFQRYVQHFPSSGKIVLFDRSWYNRAVVEPVFGFCSSEEYHHFMDEVTGFEKNLVKSGVILLKLYFSVTRDEQAHRFDRRKTDPLRQWKLSEIDMQAQERWDDFTLQKYRMLKVTHTPLNPWTIIRSNDKYLARLNAIKVILNSVNYEGRDETLDHAMDPNIVISGARELELMEAERIRSGKFSD encoded by the coding sequence ATGAACAAGCGAACCCCGGTGAAGGTTGATATGGATGAACGCGCCGAGAAGTTGGCCGTTGAGAACGACAAACTGCGCGGTCGCGTGGATGCATTGCAACAGGAACTGCGCAAGCTCAAGAAGGAAGAGAAGAGCGCAGTGACCCGGCGACGGGAAGAGAAGTCGCTCAAGCCGTATCAGGCGGAGTTGATCAAGCTCCAGAATCATCTGGAGAAGACCCACATGAAGATGATCATCCTCTTCGAGGGTCGCGACGCGGCGGGCAAGGGCGGCACCATTCGTCGGGTCACCCGCTACATGAACGAAAAAGCCTACCGTGTGGTGGCGTTGGGCAAGCCGTCGGACGTGGAGCGCACGCAGTGGTATTTCCAGCGCTATGTGCAGCACTTCCCCTCCAGCGGCAAGATCGTGCTGTTCGACCGCAGTTGGTACAACCGCGCGGTGGTGGAGCCGGTGTTCGGTTTCTGCTCGTCGGAGGAGTATCACCACTTCATGGACGAGGTGACCGGGTTTGAGAAGAACCTGGTCAAGTCCGGGGTGATTCTACTCAAGCTCTATTTCAGTGTGACCCGGGATGAGCAGGCGCATCGATTCGACCGACGCAAGACCGATCCTTTGCGACAGTGGAAGCTGTCGGAGATCGACATGCAGGCGCAGGAGCGTTGGGACGACTTCACCTTGCAGAAGTATCGCATGTTGAAGGTGACCCACACGCCGCTCAATCCGTGGACGATCATCCGCTCCAACGACAAGTATCTGGCGCGTTTGAACGCCATCAAGGTGATTCTCAACTCGGTGAACTATGAGGGCCGGGATGAGACGTTGGACCATGCGATGGATCCGAACATTGTGATTTCGGGCGCGCGGGAGTTGGAGTTGATGGAGGCTGAACGGATTCGTTCCGGCAAGTTCAGCGACTGA
- a CDS encoding AEC family transporter — MAAIWAALGPVFLIILLGALLARMKFPGETFWPMAERFTYYVLFPAMLIHKLAVAPLDAALLGSIPLLAAIPLLTVTAALWLAFPALNLSGPRFTSLYQGAIRFNTYIGLAAADALYGSVGLATAALLIALKIPLVNLLCVTIFARHGDHPSGATPPLLREVARNPLILGCVVGAFLNLTGIGLPGWLEPTAKLLGAPALTIGLLAVGVGLKWDALRASGWTLWLSSGVKLLIMPLLALLLAHWLGLPLMAQVIVVLFHALPTATSAYILSRQLGGDAPLMAGLITAQTLLAMLTLPLWIVLTQNG, encoded by the coding sequence GTGGCGGCGATCTGGGCGGCGTTGGGGCCGGTGTTTTTGATCATTCTACTGGGCGCGCTGCTGGCGCGCATGAAGTTCCCCGGCGAAACCTTCTGGCCCATGGCCGAACGCTTCACCTACTACGTCCTGTTCCCCGCCATGCTGATCCATAAACTGGCCGTCGCGCCGCTCGACGCCGCGCTACTGGGCTCCATCCCCCTGCTGGCGGCGATCCCCCTACTCACCGTCACGGCGGCGCTGTGGCTGGCGTTTCCCGCCCTGAACCTCTCTGGGCCGCGCTTCACTTCGCTCTACCAGGGCGCGATCCGCTTCAACACCTACATCGGTCTGGCCGCCGCCGACGCCCTGTATGGCTCCGTGGGCCTGGCCACCGCCGCGCTGCTCATAGCATTGAAGATTCCGCTGGTGAATCTGCTCTGCGTCACCATCTTCGCCCGTCACGGCGACCACCCCTCCGGCGCGACCCCGCCGCTGTTACGGGAAGTGGCGCGCAATCCGCTCATCCTCGGCTGCGTAGTCGGCGCGTTTCTAAATCTCACCGGCATCGGCCTGCCCGGCTGGCTGGAACCCACCGCCAAGCTCCTGGGCGCCCCGGCGCTGACCATCGGCCTGCTGGCCGTGGGCGTGGGCCTCAAATGGGACGCCCTGCGCGCCTCCGGCTGGACCCTGTGGCTATCGTCGGGCGTCAAACTGCTGATCATGCCGCTGCTGGCGCTGCTTCTGGCCCACTGGTTGGGGCTGCCCCTCATGGCGCAGGTGATCGTGGTGCTGTTCCACGCCCTGCCCACCGCCACTTCGGCCTACATCCTGTCCCGACAACTGGGCGGCGACGCCCCCCTTATGGCCGGACTCATCACCGCCCAAACCTTGCTTGCCATGCTCACCCTGCCGCTATGGATTGTCCTGACGCAAAATGGGTAA
- a CDS encoding Na/Pi cotransporter family protein, with protein MLKRILLPTIFFLLAYGFWISPNFKEISAGVSIFLFGMLFLEEGFKAFTGGVLEKLLQRTTDRLWKSLGFGVITTTIMQSSSLVSVITISFMSAGLISLAAGIGIIFGANIGTTTGAWLVAGFGLKVKISAYAMPMLVFGVILVFQRSKKLRGVGQVLAGLGFLFLGIHHMKEGFEAFRETINLAEFAMQGFAGLLVYCAIGVAATVVMQSSHATLVLIITALSVNQITYENALALAIGANIGTTITAIIGAMSANYQGKRLAGAHLLFNVFTGLVAILFIAQFKDAVEWISNHVGISADDYALKLAVFHTIFNAVGVALMSPLVGRLVTLLERVIKQPATERVEAQFLNEAVYEFPETYVESVRNEAMHLYDNASEMIAHGLSVHRHHMVEDDEEALEERLRASREVIEFDLDAIYLAKVKTLHAAIIEFTSKAQQHEMPRDVVEQVYEVRRACALIVQCVKDVKHLRKNMMRYIVSSNDDIRNEYNEIRIQIMLLLKKINELRDGVGELGDVLSLDDYKAYMEEGNAIVTGALDQMIRDGRVSAQMGSSLMNDLGYARDVVWNLAEMGEVLFGSKNASDRAAEALLALDDDDMADMEGAHSAPK; from the coding sequence ATGCTCAAACGCATCCTCTTGCCGACAATTTTCTTCCTGCTCGCTTATGGCTTCTGGATTAGCCCGAATTTTAAAGAGATCAGTGCGGGCGTCTCGATCTTTCTGTTTGGCATGCTGTTTCTGGAGGAGGGGTTTAAGGCGTTTACCGGCGGCGTGCTGGAAAAGCTGTTGCAGCGCACCACTGACCGCCTGTGGAAAAGTCTGGGGTTTGGCGTCATCACCACCACCATCATGCAATCCAGCTCGCTGGTGTCGGTGATCACCATCTCCTTTATGAGCGCCGGGCTGATCTCGCTGGCGGCGGGGATTGGAATCATCTTTGGCGCCAATATCGGCACCACCACCGGCGCGTGGTTGGTGGCTGGTTTTGGTTTGAAAGTGAAAATCTCCGCCTACGCCATGCCGATGCTGGTGTTTGGCGTGATTCTGGTGTTTCAGCGCTCGAAAAAATTGCGTGGGGTGGGTCAGGTGTTGGCGGGGTTGGGGTTCCTGTTTCTGGGCATCCACCATATGAAAGAGGGGTTTGAGGCGTTCCGCGAGACCATCAATCTGGCGGAGTTCGCCATGCAAGGTTTTGCGGGCCTGTTGGTCTACTGCGCCATCGGCGTGGCGGCCACTGTGGTGATGCAGTCCAGCCACGCCACATTGGTGCTCATCATTACCGCGCTGAGCGTCAATCAGATCACCTATGAGAACGCGCTGGCGCTGGCCATTGGCGCCAATATCGGCACCACCATCACCGCCATCATCGGCGCCATGAGCGCCAACTACCAAGGAAAGCGTTTGGCGGGGGCGCATCTGCTGTTCAATGTCTTTACCGGGTTGGTGGCGATCCTGTTTATTGCCCAGTTTAAGGATGCGGTGGAGTGGATTAGCAACCATGTGGGCATTTCGGCGGATGATTACGCCCTGAAGCTGGCGGTGTTTCACACCATCTTCAATGCGGTGGGCGTGGCGTTGATGTCGCCGCTGGTGGGGCGTCTGGTCACGCTGTTGGAGCGGGTGATCAAACAACCGGCCACGGAACGGGTGGAGGCGCAATTTCTCAATGAAGCGGTCTATGAGTTTCCAGAGACCTACGTGGAGTCGGTGCGCAATGAGGCGATGCACCTGTATGATAACGCATCGGAGATGATCGCCCACGGACTGAGCGTGCATCGTCACCATATGGTGGAGGATGATGAGGAGGCGTTAGAGGAGCGCTTGCGCGCCAGTCGCGAGGTGATTGAATTCGATCTGGACGCCATCTATCTGGCCAAAGTGAAGACCCTGCACGCCGCCATCATCGAGTTCACCAGCAAGGCGCAGCAACATGAAATGCCCCGTGATGTGGTGGAGCAGGTGTATGAGGTGCGTCGGGCGTGCGCCTTGATTGTGCAGTGTGTGAAAGACGTCAAACACTTGCGTAAGAACATGATGCGCTACATCGTCTCCAGTAACGACGATATCCGCAATGAGTACAATGAGATCAGAATTCAGATCATGCTGCTGCTGAAGAAGATCAACGAACTGCGCGACGGTGTGGGCGAGCTGGGCGACGTGCTCTCTTTGGATGACTACAAAGCCTATATGGAGGAGGGCAACGCCATTGTGACGGGGGCGTTGGACCAGATGATCCGCGATGGGCGGGTCAGCGCGCAGATGGGCTCTTCGCTGATGAACGATCTGGGCTATGCGCGGGATGTGGTGTGGAACTTGGCTGAGATGGGCGAAGTGTTGTTTGGCTCGAAAAACGCCTCTGACCGCGCTGCAGAAGCGCTGTTGGCGTTGGATGATGATGATATGGCGGACATGGAAGGGGCGCACTCCGCGCCAAAGTGA
- the pyrF gene encoding orotidine-5'-phosphate decarboxylase, protein MADKPLSAAKGIPSRDRLIFAMDVPDQATARAMAQQLGDAVTVYKLGLEMFLSGDYFELVEWLQGQGKKVFADLKLFDVPETVRRATKQLAGRGIHFLTVHGNDGIMQAAASEKGDMKILAVTALTSLDRGDLDDLGFQCDVADLVASRAKRALACGCDGVISSGLEAPMLRDRVDHQLLVITPGIRPVENRPADDQKRVVTVEDAFRNGADYIVVGRPIKNAEDPRAAAEGIQQTIASMFD, encoded by the coding sequence ATGGCCGATAAGCCGCTCTCCGCCGCCAAGGGGATTCCCAGCCGCGACCGCCTGATCTTCGCCATGGATGTGCCGGACCAAGCCACTGCGCGCGCCATGGCGCAGCAGTTGGGCGATGCGGTGACCGTGTACAAGCTGGGCCTGGAGATGTTTCTCTCCGGCGACTACTTCGAACTGGTGGAGTGGTTGCAGGGCCAGGGCAAGAAGGTGTTTGCCGACCTCAAACTGTTTGACGTGCCGGAGACCGTGCGGCGCGCCACCAAGCAGTTGGCCGGACGCGGCATTCACTTCCTCACCGTGCATGGCAACGACGGCATCATGCAGGCCGCTGCGTCGGAAAAGGGCGACATGAAGATCCTGGCGGTGACCGCGCTCACCAGCCTGGACCGGGGCGACCTGGACGACCTGGGGTTTCAGTGCGATGTGGCCGATCTGGTCGCCTCCCGCGCCAAGCGCGCGCTGGCCTGCGGCTGTGACGGGGTGATCTCGTCGGGTTTGGAAGCACCCATGCTGCGCGACCGCGTGGACCACCAACTGCTGGTGATCACCCCGGGCATTCGTCCGGTGGAGAATCGCCCGGCGGACGATCAGAAGCGCGTGGTGACGGTGGAGGACGCTTTCCGCAACGGCGCCGACTACATCGTGGTGGGCCGCCCCATCAAGAATGCGGAGGATCCCCGCGCCGCCGCCGAGGGCATTCAGCAGACCATCGCATCGATGTTTGATTGA
- the dapB gene encoding 4-hydroxy-tetrahydrodipicolinate reductase, which produces MSDTAIGIVGAAGRMGRMLVQATCDRPGCRVASATEFPGHDLIGQDAGGVAGVGNLGVLIHGESEPAFQAADVVIDFSVIASTLAHLEIAQATNTPMVIGTTGFNAEQRALLEATAKKVPIVWAPNFSVGVNLLFKIAQEVAATLGDDYDIEIIEAHHRHKVDAPSGTAVRLGETIAEAVKRNLDEVAIYGREGQTGARDPKTIAFSTIRAGDIVGDHTALFATDGERLELTHRASSRMTFAKGAVRAAQWVVGKQPGLYDMRDILGFR; this is translated from the coding sequence ATGTCTGATACCGCCATTGGCATCGTCGGCGCCGCCGGGCGCATGGGCCGCATGCTCGTCCAAGCCACCTGCGACCGCCCCGGCTGCCGCGTCGCCTCCGCCACCGAATTCCCCGGCCACGACCTCATCGGTCAGGACGCCGGCGGCGTGGCCGGCGTGGGCAACCTCGGCGTGCTCATCCATGGCGAATCGGAACCCGCCTTCCAGGCCGCCGACGTGGTCATCGACTTCTCCGTCATCGCCTCCACCCTGGCGCATTTGGAGATCGCCCAAGCCACCAACACCCCCATGGTGATCGGCACAACGGGTTTCAATGCCGAACAGCGCGCCCTGCTGGAAGCCACCGCCAAGAAGGTCCCCATCGTCTGGGCGCCCAACTTCAGCGTGGGAGTCAATCTGCTGTTCAAAATCGCCCAGGAAGTCGCGGCGACGCTGGGCGATGATTACGACATTGAGATCATCGAAGCGCACCACCGCCACAAGGTGGACGCCCCCTCGGGCACCGCCGTGCGTCTGGGCGAGACCATCGCCGAGGCGGTGAAGCGCAATCTGGATGAAGTGGCCATCTACGGTCGTGAAGGCCAGACCGGCGCGCGGGATCCCAAGACCATCGCCTTCTCGACCATTCGCGCCGGGGATATTGTGGGCGACCACACCGCCCTGTTCGCCACCGATGGCGAACGCTTGGAGCTGACCCACCGCGCGTCGTCGCGCATGACCTTCGCCAAAGGCGCGGTGCGTGCGGCGCAATGGGTGGTGGGCAAGCAGCCGGGCCTGTACGACATGCGCGACATCCTGGGCTTCCGCTGA
- the istA gene encoding IS21 family transposase: MYSVSMYREVRLAVTRGGMSKRKAAEAFELDPRTVRKMMENPEPPGYQRSKPVRLPKLGPFTGFIDQILKNDLEKIKKERHTAQRIYERLCDEYGYDGKYGAVKEYVRGKRLHLKEKFVPLSHAPGHAQVDFGQTHGVIGGVERKIHFFCMSLPYSDDSFVMGFPAETTEAFCAGHNAACDHFGGVPQSILYDNTSIAVVKVYRDGRRDLTEEMIRLQSHYLFDSRFGRPARGNDKGKVEGLVGYARRNFMVPAPRFESFDALNAHLRQKCLERRQQTLRGCQRSIGERFSTDQAAFLPLPPIPYDACEKVSAKVTSQALVRYRTNDYSVPVRYGFHDVQVRGYIHEVVIACGAEVIARHPRSYAREDAIYDPLHYLALLEEKPRALDQAAPLQGWELPDEFATLRRLMESRLGKKGKREYIQVLRLLETFSFEQVHFAVQQALKLGAIGFEAVKHLLIRHIEQRPLRLDLSRYPFLPEVHVARTSARDYAALTSGEQR; this comes from the coding sequence ATGTATTCAGTGAGCATGTACAGAGAAGTGCGTTTGGCGGTAACCAGAGGCGGGATGAGCAAGCGCAAGGCGGCGGAGGCCTTTGAGCTGGATCCGCGCACGGTGCGCAAAATGATGGAGAACCCTGAGCCGCCAGGCTACCAGCGGAGCAAGCCGGTCCGATTGCCCAAACTGGGGCCGTTCACCGGGTTCATAGATCAGATTCTCAAGAACGATCTGGAGAAGATCAAGAAGGAGCGCCACACCGCGCAGCGGATATATGAACGGCTGTGCGATGAATACGGCTACGACGGGAAATATGGCGCGGTCAAGGAGTATGTGCGCGGCAAGCGTCTGCATCTGAAAGAGAAGTTTGTTCCCCTCAGCCATGCGCCCGGACACGCCCAGGTGGACTTTGGGCAAACGCACGGCGTGATCGGCGGCGTGGAGCGCAAGATCCACTTTTTCTGTATGAGTCTGCCCTACAGCGACGACAGCTTCGTTATGGGCTTCCCCGCGGAAACCACGGAAGCGTTTTGTGCGGGGCATAACGCCGCCTGTGATCACTTCGGCGGCGTTCCCCAAAGCATTCTGTACGACAACACCAGCATCGCCGTGGTCAAAGTTTACCGGGATGGTCGCCGAGATCTGACCGAAGAGATGATCCGGCTGCAATCCCATTACCTGTTCGATAGCCGCTTTGGCCGCCCGGCGCGAGGTAACGACAAAGGCAAGGTCGAGGGGCTGGTCGGCTACGCCCGACGCAACTTCATGGTCCCGGCTCCCCGCTTTGAATCGTTTGATGCGCTCAACGCTCACCTGCGCCAGAAATGCCTGGAGCGTCGTCAACAGACATTGCGAGGCTGTCAGCGGAGTATCGGAGAACGATTTTCCACAGACCAGGCGGCGTTCCTGCCGCTGCCGCCAATTCCCTACGACGCTTGCGAGAAGGTGAGCGCCAAGGTCACATCCCAGGCGCTGGTGCGCTATCGAACCAATGACTATTCGGTTCCGGTGCGTTATGGCTTTCACGATGTGCAGGTGCGGGGCTACATCCACGAAGTGGTGATCGCCTGTGGCGCTGAGGTGATTGCCCGGCATCCACGCTCCTATGCGCGTGAGGACGCCATCTATGACCCCTTGCACTATCTGGCGCTGCTGGAGGAGAAACCCAGGGCGCTGGATCAAGCCGCCCCGTTGCAAGGATGGGAACTGCCAGATGAGTTCGCCACCTTGCGCCGTCTGATGGAGTCCCGCCTGGGTAAAAAGGGCAAGCGGGAATATATTCAGGTTCTGCGCCTATTGGAGACGTTCTCCTTTGAACAGGTCCATTTTGCCGTGCAACAGGCGTTGAAGTTGGGCGCCATTGGCTTTGAGGCGGTCAAACATCTGCTGATCCGGCACATTGAACAACGTCCGCTCCGTTTGGATCTGTCCCGATATCCCTTTTTGCCCGAAGTGCATGTGGCGCGTACATCCGCCAGGGATTACGCCGCGTTGACGTCAGGAGAGCAGCGATGA